The following coding sequences lie in one Jonesia denitrificans DSM 20603 genomic window:
- the hisS gene encoding histidine--tRNA ligase: protein MARPTPLSGFPEWLPSQRIIEQHMLVTIQEVFELHGFSGIETRAVEPLEQLLRKGETSKEVYVLQRLQAADDAPQAAADKALGLHFDLTVPFARYVLEHSGRLNFPFKRYQIQKVWRGERPQDGRFREFYQADIDVVGQGELPYHYEVELPLVMARALLALAPYGVPPFTIYVNNRRLAEGFYRGIGLTHIEEILRSIDKIDKIGPGKVADLLVADAGATAEQAHLCLELAAIHGSDETVIDTISELAHREGVNHPLFDQGLTELRELLAAAQVRAPGLVEANLKIARGLDYYTGSVYECVLHGHEDLGSICSGGRYDTLASDGKNTYPGVGLSIGVSRLVSRLFAHNLVEVTRETPTAVLVAVNDEADRHASTVVADQLRARKVSADVAPSAAKFGKQIKYADKRGIPFVWFPPTQAQPQHTVKDIRTGEQHEANPDTWLPPAGDLHPTTQPVAAREQ, encoded by the coding sequence ATGGCACGTCCGACACCACTTTCAGGTTTCCCCGAATGGCTTCCCTCACAGCGGATCATTGAACAGCACATGCTGGTAACCATTCAAGAAGTTTTCGAGCTTCATGGTTTCTCAGGTATTGAAACTCGCGCCGTTGAACCGTTAGAGCAACTACTGAGGAAAGGAGAAACCTCCAAAGAGGTGTACGTGCTCCAACGTCTTCAGGCTGCTGATGATGCCCCACAGGCTGCGGCTGACAAGGCTCTTGGACTGCACTTTGATCTCACCGTGCCCTTCGCCCGGTACGTTCTTGAACACTCTGGCCGGCTCAATTTTCCCTTCAAGCGCTACCAGATCCAAAAGGTGTGGCGCGGAGAGCGCCCCCAAGACGGCCGATTCCGTGAGTTTTACCAAGCCGACATTGACGTCGTCGGGCAAGGAGAACTGCCTTACCACTACGAAGTGGAACTTCCACTCGTGATGGCGCGAGCACTGCTTGCTCTGGCCCCTTATGGGGTGCCACCGTTCACGATTTACGTGAACAACCGGCGTCTGGCTGAAGGGTTTTACCGCGGGATCGGGTTAACTCACATTGAGGAAATTTTGCGTTCGATCGACAAGATCGACAAGATCGGGCCGGGAAAAGTTGCTGATCTTCTTGTGGCAGACGCTGGGGCAACTGCTGAGCAGGCGCATCTGTGTCTCGAACTTGCCGCAATTCATGGCTCGGACGAGACCGTCATTGACACAATTTCGGAACTTGCTCACCGCGAGGGAGTGAACCACCCGCTCTTTGATCAAGGGCTCACCGAACTGCGTGAACTTCTTGCTGCAGCCCAGGTTCGTGCCCCTGGTCTTGTGGAAGCGAACCTCAAGATCGCCCGTGGTCTGGACTACTACACCGGTTCGGTCTATGAATGTGTCCTCCACGGACACGAAGACCTCGGTTCTATCTGCTCTGGAGGACGCTACGATACCCTCGCAAGCGATGGCAAAAACACCTACCCCGGTGTGGGGTTATCTATTGGAGTCTCCCGTCTCGTTTCGCGTTTGTTTGCTCACAACCTCGTTGAGGTTACGCGGGAAACACCGACCGCTGTCCTCGTTGCTGTCAATGACGAAGCAGACCGGCACGCCTCAACCGTGGTGGCTGATCAACTGCGGGCGCGCAAAGTGTCTGCTGACGTTGCGCCCTCAGCAGCGAAATTTGGTAAACAAATCAAGTACGCAGACAAACGTGGCATCCCTTTTGTGTGGTTCCCGCCAACACAAGCACAACCGCAGCACACGGTCAAAGATATCCGCACCGGTGAGCAGCATGAAGCTAACCCGGACACCTGGTTACCTCCTGCTGGAGATTTGCACCCAACAACGCAACCCGTTGCTGCACGCGAACAATAA
- a CDS encoding DUF349 domain-containing protein, with the protein MSDNTEQNSPTTQETHEGEAPATSSPPAKPRVTPAGVRPSALKKVSARPQASAAPVLAPSVPDDAQALAQAREFGRVDDDGTVSVVDGEDTRVVGQMPDNTAEEALTFYARRYVDLVAKVALFEARLHHADLGIKEIDSTVAKLAEETQSPAAVGNLAALRDRVAALTSAAAQRRSELDAQRAAAKEEALAQRTVIVERAEKIAGTDPAKIQWRPAGEELRTLLEQWKEAQRQGPRLDKVQEDALWKRFSHARTAFDRERRHYFSELEKLNAAAKEKKTALVARAQALSTSEDFASTAAAYRDLMTEWKAAGRANRKDDDALWAQFRAAQDAFFARRDEANAVLNQEFEANLAVKEALLERAEKLVPVTDIASAKAQLRTIQDEWEAAGKVPRADVQRVEGRLRAVERAIKDAEQAQWDRSNPETKARAEGALAQLEQGIHQLEEDLAAAQTAGNNKKVKELTDALAARTAWLEQIRRAAEEA; encoded by the coding sequence ATGAGCGACAACACCGAGCAGAACTCTCCCACCACCCAAGAAACACATGAGGGAGAAGCGCCCGCGACGTCCTCTCCCCCGGCCAAACCACGGGTCACTCCTGCTGGGGTTCGACCATCGGCCTTAAAAAAGGTCAGCGCACGCCCACAGGCCTCAGCTGCTCCAGTGCTTGCTCCCTCAGTGCCTGACGATGCGCAAGCACTCGCGCAGGCGCGTGAGTTTGGTCGTGTGGATGACGATGGCACGGTATCTGTTGTGGACGGTGAGGACACCCGTGTGGTGGGACAGATGCCTGACAACACTGCGGAGGAAGCACTCACTTTTTACGCACGCAGGTACGTGGACCTCGTCGCCAAGGTGGCGCTCTTTGAGGCGCGTTTGCACCATGCAGATTTGGGCATCAAAGAAATCGACTCCACAGTTGCCAAACTTGCAGAGGAAACACAGTCTCCGGCGGCTGTCGGGAACCTGGCAGCATTGCGTGACCGTGTTGCTGCGTTGACCTCTGCCGCAGCACAGCGTCGAAGCGAACTCGACGCACAACGGGCTGCCGCGAAGGAAGAAGCGTTGGCGCAGCGAACCGTGATCGTTGAGCGCGCTGAGAAAATCGCTGGTACTGACCCGGCGAAAATCCAGTGGCGTCCAGCAGGCGAAGAACTCCGAACTTTGCTCGAGCAATGGAAGGAAGCGCAGCGTCAAGGCCCGCGTCTCGATAAAGTCCAAGAAGACGCCCTGTGGAAGCGTTTCTCTCACGCGCGCACTGCTTTTGACCGTGAACGACGCCACTACTTCTCCGAACTGGAGAAACTGAACGCAGCCGCAAAAGAGAAAAAAACTGCACTTGTTGCCCGAGCACAGGCACTGTCAACCTCGGAGGACTTCGCGAGCACTGCGGCAGCGTACCGGGACCTCATGACAGAGTGGAAAGCAGCTGGTCGTGCGAACCGTAAGGATGACGACGCATTGTGGGCTCAGTTCCGGGCCGCGCAAGACGCTTTCTTCGCTCGCCGTGACGAAGCAAACGCCGTGCTCAACCAAGAGTTCGAAGCAAACCTTGCGGTCAAAGAAGCTCTCCTTGAGCGTGCGGAGAAGCTTGTCCCGGTCACTGACATCGCCTCTGCCAAGGCCCAACTTCGCACCATCCAGGATGAGTGGGAAGCCGCTGGGAAGGTGCCACGCGCTGATGTTCAGCGCGTTGAGGGTCGCCTACGGGCAGTAGAACGTGCGATTAAGGACGCAGAGCAGGCACAGTGGGATCGTTCGAACCCAGAAACCAAAGCACGTGCTGAAGGTGCACTCGCTCAACTCGAGCAGGGTATTCACCAGCTCGAAGAGGACCTCGCCGCCGCTCAAACCGCCGGCAACAACAAAAAGGTGAAGGAACTCACCGATGCGTTAGCTGCCCGGACAGCGTGGCTGGAACAAATCCGACGCGCTGCCGAGGAAGCATAG
- a CDS encoding RelA/SpoT family protein — MVVSSAGRVRSRFGRFGTRHTTGTPALEPLISALRNNHPKADVSIIERAYATAEKAHRGQMRKSGDPYITHPVAVATILAELGMTASTLAAALLHDTVEDTPYSLAQLTSEYGEEIALLVDGVTKLDKVQYGDAAQSETVRKMVVAMAKDIRVLMIKLADRLHNARTWKFVPSQSAAKKARETLEIYAPLAHRLGMNTIKWELEDLSFQTLYPKVYEEIVHLVAERAPAREEYLNVVREHINHDLRAARIKATVTGRPKHYYSIYQKMIVRGHDFQDIYDLVGTRVLVDTVRDCYAALGALHARWNPVPGRFKDYIAMPKFNMYQSLHTTVIGPGGKPVEIQIRTHDMHRRAEYGVAAHWKYKEGAKAPAGGGSSDMAWLRQLVDWQRETADPSEFLDSLRFEIGSREVYVFTPKGDVVALPQGATPVDFAYSVHTEVGHRTMGARVNGRLVPLDSQLETGDTVDILTSKAQTAGPSQDWMAFVKSARARNKIRQWFQKERRDEAIEHGKDQIAKALRKQNLPFQRLLSHESVLATAHDMRYPDVSALYAAVGEGQISAANVVQKLVAALGGSQANEEDLAEVARPSKVSRSRRQGDPGVVVKGTDDIWVKLAKCCTPVPGDDIIGFVTRGQGVSVHQVDCHNVEQLREQPERIVDVEWTTGSNAMFLVQIQVEALDRPRLLSDVTRVLSDSHVNILSASVTTSTDRVAISKFTFEMAEPAHLTTVLNAVRRIDGVFDVYRIKGA; from the coding sequence ATGGTGGTATCAAGTGCCGGCCGGGTGCGGTCACGGTTTGGGCGCTTCGGTACCCGGCACACCACGGGGACTCCCGCGCTCGAACCACTCATTAGCGCGTTACGCAATAATCACCCGAAGGCAGACGTTTCTATCATTGAACGTGCCTACGCGACTGCGGAAAAAGCGCACCGCGGGCAGATGCGTAAAAGTGGTGACCCATACATTACTCACCCGGTTGCAGTTGCGACGATTCTCGCCGAATTGGGCATGACCGCATCAACGTTGGCTGCTGCTTTACTTCATGACACAGTGGAAGACACCCCCTATTCGTTGGCGCAACTGACCAGTGAATATGGGGAAGAAATCGCTTTGCTCGTTGACGGGGTCACCAAACTCGACAAAGTCCAGTACGGTGACGCAGCCCAGTCTGAGACTGTGCGCAAAATGGTTGTGGCGATGGCGAAGGACATTCGTGTCCTGATGATCAAGCTGGCGGATCGCCTCCACAATGCCCGCACATGGAAGTTTGTCCCCTCGCAGTCCGCGGCGAAGAAGGCGCGAGAAACCTTAGAGATTTACGCTCCCCTTGCGCACCGTTTGGGAATGAACACCATTAAGTGGGAACTAGAGGACCTGTCCTTCCAAACGTTGTACCCAAAGGTGTATGAAGAGATTGTCCACCTTGTTGCCGAGCGGGCTCCTGCTCGTGAGGAATACCTCAATGTTGTGCGGGAGCACATCAATCACGATTTGCGTGCAGCACGCATTAAAGCAACGGTGACGGGACGCCCCAAACACTATTATTCGATCTACCAAAAAATGATCGTCCGAGGGCATGACTTCCAAGACATTTACGACCTGGTCGGGACCCGAGTGTTGGTTGACACAGTCCGGGATTGTTACGCCGCATTAGGTGCATTGCACGCACGATGGAACCCGGTTCCTGGGCGGTTCAAAGACTACATCGCCATGCCGAAGTTCAACATGTACCAGTCACTCCACACCACGGTGATCGGTCCAGGCGGCAAACCTGTTGAGATTCAGATCCGCACCCATGACATGCACCGTCGGGCAGAGTATGGTGTGGCGGCGCACTGGAAGTATAAGGAAGGTGCTAAGGCTCCTGCTGGGGGTGGCTCTTCTGATATGGCGTGGTTGCGTCAACTTGTTGACTGGCAACGGGAAACCGCTGATCCCTCAGAGTTCCTTGATTCGTTGCGTTTCGAAATTGGTTCTCGTGAGGTGTATGTCTTTACACCCAAAGGTGACGTTGTTGCTCTACCGCAGGGTGCTACTCCGGTGGACTTCGCTTACTCTGTGCACACAGAGGTGGGGCACCGAACAATGGGGGCAAGGGTCAATGGTCGCCTTGTGCCCTTGGACTCACAGCTTGAAACGGGCGACACCGTTGACATTTTGACGTCAAAAGCACAAACAGCTGGTCCGTCTCAGGACTGGATGGCTTTTGTCAAGTCAGCTCGTGCACGGAACAAGATTAGGCAATGGTTCCAAAAAGAACGCCGTGATGAAGCGATCGAACATGGTAAGGACCAAATCGCCAAAGCATTACGGAAACAGAATTTGCCGTTCCAGCGGTTGCTATCGCATGAGTCTGTTCTTGCCACGGCACATGACATGCGCTACCCCGATGTGTCTGCTCTCTATGCTGCAGTGGGTGAGGGGCAGATTTCTGCTGCGAATGTTGTGCAAAAACTTGTGGCAGCGTTGGGTGGTTCTCAAGCGAATGAGGAAGACCTTGCTGAGGTCGCACGTCCCTCAAAGGTGTCACGGTCACGCAGGCAGGGGGACCCTGGTGTTGTGGTCAAAGGCACCGACGATATCTGGGTCAAACTTGCAAAGTGCTGTACTCCTGTTCCCGGTGACGACATCATCGGTTTCGTCACCCGTGGGCAAGGGGTGTCCGTTCACCAGGTGGATTGTCACAATGTGGAGCAGTTGCGTGAGCAGCCTGAGCGCATTGTTGATGTGGAGTGGACAACTGGGTCCAACGCCATGTTCCTGGTGCAGATCCAAGTGGAAGCTCTCGATCGTCCCCGGCTCCTGTCGGATGTCACCCGCGTACTGTCAGATTCACACGTGAATATTTTGTCAGCGTCAGTGACCACCTCGACCGACCGCGTAGCGATTTCGAAGTTCACCTTTGAAATGGCGGAACCAGCTCACTTGACTACAGTCTTGAATGCTGTGCGACGCATCGATGGTGTCTTTGACGTCTATCGCATTAAAGGTGCGTAG
- a CDS encoding adenine phosphoribosyltransferase translates to MSSQAPQAQVDLRSFIRDLPDYPSPGITFRDITPLLSDPGAFAAAVHRLADLVPADTDVIAGLEARGFIFGAALAHHMGIGFVPIRKAGKLPPPVHRYTYDLEYGTATIELRQDTIPTGARVVILDDVLATGGTAAAGATLIEQCGGRVHHLVFLLELAGLSGRERLAGRPVSAVFDL, encoded by the coding sequence ATGTCGTCGCAGGCACCACAGGCACAAGTCGATCTCCGGTCATTTATCCGTGACCTCCCTGACTATCCGAGCCCAGGTATCACCTTCCGTGATATCACTCCACTGTTGTCAGATCCCGGAGCGTTTGCAGCAGCTGTGCACCGACTAGCGGATCTCGTTCCAGCGGATACAGACGTGATTGCTGGACTTGAGGCACGCGGATTTATCTTCGGTGCCGCGCTAGCTCATCACATGGGTATTGGTTTTGTGCCTATCCGGAAAGCAGGCAAACTTCCGCCCCCTGTGCACCGGTACACGTACGACCTTGAGTATGGGACAGCGACTATTGAGTTGCGCCAGGACACAATTCCAACCGGTGCGCGGGTCGTTATCCTTGACGATGTGCTCGCCACTGGAGGAACAGCGGCGGCAGGCGCCACGTTGATTGAGCAGTGTGGCGGACGGGTCCATCACCTCGTTTTCCTCCTTGAACTTGCCGGGTTGTCCGGGCGTGAGCGGCTCGCTGGTCGCCCGGTGTCAGCGGTGTTTGACCTGTAG
- the secF gene encoding protein translocase subunit SecF produces the protein MARRFSQWGNDLYTGARSYDVVGKRRTFFLLALATILISVAILGIRGLNLGIEFRGGSQFTLTNVDTSDQTSAVDAVTSVSPSEVARVANVGTNALRVQTSELTDIEVQEVRQALADAYGVTADDVASSYVGPTWGQDVSTKAFTGIAVFLVLVMLVMSLYFRAWRSAAATILALFHDLIITLGVYALVGWEVSPATIIGLLTILAYSIYDTVVVFDKVRENTDNLNGQYLATYAERANLAVNQTMVRSINTSVVALLPVASILFIGAFLLGAGTLRDISLALFVGMGIGTYSSIFLATPIQVALREREPAIREHNEQVAAVREARATGADPSQVVGVSLTQGADEKNIVPGVRLANRAQPKKRKR, from the coding sequence ATGGCACGCAGATTTTCCCAATGGGGTAACGACCTCTACACCGGGGCGCGTTCCTATGACGTCGTTGGCAAACGGCGTACGTTCTTCCTCCTCGCGTTGGCAACCATCTTGATCTCTGTCGCAATCCTTGGGATTCGTGGGCTCAACCTCGGTATCGAATTCCGTGGTGGTTCACAGTTCACCTTGACGAATGTTGACACGAGCGACCAAACGTCAGCAGTTGACGCTGTGACTTCAGTGTCACCATCCGAAGTCGCACGCGTCGCGAACGTGGGGACAAACGCTCTCCGCGTCCAAACGAGTGAGCTGACAGACATTGAGGTTCAAGAGGTTCGTCAAGCTCTTGCGGACGCCTATGGAGTGACCGCAGACGATGTGGCGAGTTCGTATGTCGGGCCGACGTGGGGCCAAGATGTGTCCACCAAGGCATTCACCGGAATCGCAGTGTTTTTGGTGTTGGTTATGCTGGTGATGTCCCTATACTTCCGTGCATGGCGGTCAGCTGCTGCCACGATTCTTGCGCTCTTCCACGACCTGATCATTACCCTTGGCGTGTACGCACTGGTGGGATGGGAAGTATCACCGGCAACGATCATTGGCCTGCTGACGATCCTTGCCTACTCCATTTATGACACCGTGGTGGTCTTCGACAAGGTCCGTGAGAATACAGACAACCTCAATGGGCAATACCTGGCGACCTACGCTGAGCGAGCAAATCTTGCGGTGAACCAAACAATGGTGCGGTCAATCAACACGTCCGTGGTTGCGCTACTGCCAGTTGCCTCGATCTTGTTTATCGGAGCGTTCCTGCTGGGTGCAGGTACTTTGCGTGATATTTCCCTAGCATTGTTTGTGGGTATGGGAATTGGAACGTATTCGTCGATCTTTTTGGCGACACCCATCCAAGTTGCTTTGCGCGAACGCGAACCCGCTATCCGTGAGCACAACGAACAGGTCGCAGCGGTCCGTGAAGCACGAGCAACAGGGGCGGACCCCTCTCAAGTTGTGGGTGTGTCACTGACGCAGGGGGCTGACGAGAAGAACATTGTGCCAGGTGTCCGATTGGCTAACCGTGCGCAACCAAAGAAACGGAAACGCTGA
- the secD gene encoding protein translocase subunit SecD: MASTNTRGRAPWRPLITLLVILAAGAGALFAGVTTSSEAQWTPKLALDLEGGTQIILQAVTANNEAVSAEDISQAIAIIRQRVDSSGVAEAEITSQGGRNIVVALPGNPSEETLALVRESAQMQFRPVLYMGDPAPIEVETPADGETTNDTDDASDAQEPTADAQQDPAAESAEPVGGPLDELISDDAEAAEAENPSDLAQITRDVVEEFYALDCTSPDSLTGGGGVADPNAVLVTCSEEGDTKYILGPMEISGNDIAQASSGLKQLQGGAMTNDWIVNIAFNSQGTRDFETVTSRLSQLPEYEQWIYAPTSSAPNMFAIVLDNLVLSSPGVTEVFRTGEAFIEGTFTNESANKLANQLSFGALPLTFEVQSEETISATLGSEQLQKGILAGLIGLILVGVYSLVQYRVLGTLTIASLVIAAVATYLALALLSWVQGYRLSLAGVAGIIVAIGITADSFIVYFERIRDELREGRSLDGAIEVGWDRAKRTIIASDAVNFIAAVVLYFLAVGGVRGFAFTLGLTTLIDLIVVFFFTHPVLQLLARTRFFRNGHKLSGFNPESLGVDRPRYVGRGKVATAQSTPMFNDDGTRMTIAQRKAAQRSKEQTEQVSSQSTTRKDGE; this comes from the coding sequence TTGGCGAGTACCAACACGCGCGGACGAGCCCCTTGGCGGCCGCTTATCACCTTGCTTGTCATCCTTGCCGCAGGAGCGGGAGCACTGTTCGCTGGTGTGACCACATCCAGTGAAGCCCAGTGGACACCGAAACTTGCCCTTGATCTTGAGGGGGGCACCCAAATCATCTTGCAAGCGGTGACCGCGAACAACGAGGCTGTCTCAGCTGAGGACATCAGCCAAGCAATCGCGATTATTCGCCAACGCGTCGACTCTTCTGGTGTTGCAGAAGCCGAGATCACAAGTCAGGGTGGGCGTAACATTGTCGTCGCGCTTCCCGGCAACCCCAGTGAAGAAACCCTCGCGCTGGTCCGTGAGTCGGCGCAAATGCAGTTCCGCCCTGTGCTGTACATGGGAGATCCCGCACCAATTGAGGTGGAAACTCCAGCGGACGGGGAGACAACCAATGACACAGACGATGCTAGCGATGCGCAGGAACCAACGGCCGATGCGCAGCAGGATCCGGCTGCTGAATCAGCAGAACCAGTCGGTGGCCCCCTTGACGAACTCATTTCGGATGACGCCGAGGCAGCAGAAGCAGAAAATCCTAGCGACCTCGCTCAGATCACGCGTGATGTCGTTGAGGAGTTTTACGCTCTGGACTGTACATCCCCTGATAGCTTGACTGGTGGTGGGGGAGTCGCTGACCCTAATGCTGTCCTAGTGACGTGCTCTGAAGAGGGCGACACCAAGTACATCCTTGGCCCCATGGAAATTTCTGGGAATGACATCGCTCAAGCAAGCTCGGGTCTGAAGCAGTTGCAGGGTGGTGCAATGACGAATGACTGGATCGTCAACATCGCGTTCAACAGTCAAGGGACACGAGACTTCGAAACAGTGACGAGCCGCCTGTCCCAGCTACCTGAATACGAACAATGGATCTACGCACCGACTTCCTCGGCGCCAAACATGTTCGCCATTGTTCTTGACAATCTTGTCCTGTCATCACCGGGCGTGACTGAGGTTTTCCGCACAGGTGAGGCATTCATTGAAGGGACTTTCACCAACGAGAGTGCAAATAAGCTCGCAAACCAGTTGAGTTTCGGAGCACTTCCCTTAACTTTTGAGGTGCAGAGCGAGGAGACAATCTCGGCCACCCTCGGGAGCGAACAACTACAAAAAGGTATCCTCGCCGGGTTGATCGGTCTCATCCTCGTGGGCGTGTACTCGCTGGTTCAATACCGTGTGCTGGGTACGCTGACAATTGCATCACTGGTGATCGCAGCTGTCGCTACGTATCTCGCCTTGGCGTTACTGTCGTGGGTGCAAGGGTACCGACTCTCTCTTGCGGGTGTTGCCGGAATCATCGTCGCGATCGGTATTACCGCTGACTCATTCATCGTGTACTTCGAACGTATCCGCGATGAGCTCCGTGAAGGGCGCAGCCTCGATGGAGCCATTGAGGTGGGGTGGGACCGTGCGAAACGAACCATCATTGCCTCTGATGCTGTGAACTTTATTGCAGCCGTTGTGCTCTACTTCCTCGCTGTAGGTGGAGTGCGAGGCTTCGCATTCACACTCGGACTCACCACGTTGATTGACCTGATCGTCGTCTTCTTCTTCACTCACCCCGTACTCCAACTACTTGCACGTACCCGATTCTTCAGGAACGGACACAAACTCTCTGGGTTTAACCCCGAATCGCTGGGGGTGGACCGTCCTCGATATGTTGGCCGGGGTAAAGTCGCCACCGCGCAAAGTACCCCGATGTTCAACGACGACGGGACCCGCATGACCATCGCACAACGGAAAGCCGCTCAGCGCAGCAAGGAACAAACTGAACAGGTGAGCTCCCAGAGCACAACACGCAAGGACGGTGAGTGA
- the yajC gene encoding preprotein translocase subunit YajC, with the protein MDPLIILLVVMVAMMFFMTRGTRKRQKEMMSFRDSMAPGQRVMTASGYVGTIVEIGDDLVTLESEPGSRTQWVKAAISKPYDSVSTAMDTETHSETDGQEQAGFVVPDDVSGLITKPGEDTTRRDEDTK; encoded by the coding sequence ATGGACCCGCTGATAATTCTCTTGGTCGTCATGGTGGCGATGATGTTCTTCATGACACGTGGAACACGCAAACGCCAAAAGGAAATGATGAGTTTCCGTGATTCCATGGCACCGGGCCAACGTGTCATGACAGCGTCAGGCTATGTCGGAACCATCGTGGAGATCGGTGATGATCTGGTCACTCTTGAGTCGGAGCCAGGTTCCCGAACCCAGTGGGTGAAGGCCGCGATTTCTAAGCCGTACGACTCAGTATCTACCGCTATGGACACCGAAACACACTCAGAGACTGACGGACAAGAACAAGCAGGATTTGTTGTGCCTGATGATGTCTCCGGCCTCATTACGAAGCCTGGCGAGGACACGACCCGCCGCGACGAGGACACAAAGTAA
- the ruvB gene encoding Holliday junction branch migration DNA helicase RuvB, giving the protein MPDTDHPRDDIDLDSQRLVSNGADDLERAAEAALRPRTLTEFVGQPIVREQLKLVLDAAKGRGASPDHVLLSGPPGLGKTTLAMIIAAELGVSLRVTSGPAIQHAGDLAAVLSSLDEGEVLFIDEIHRLARPAEELLYVAMEDFRVDVVVGKGAGASAIPLSLPRFTAVGATTRAGLLPAPLRDRFGFTGHLDFYDATDLERVVHRSAHLLGVELSPQAAQEIATRSRGTPRIANRLLRRVRDWAQVKGTGVLDLSAAQAALTVYEVDALGLDRLDRAVLTALCTRFGGGPVGLSTLAVTVGEEPETVETVAEPFLVREGLMGRTPRGRIATPATWQHLGLTPPQDNTTLFP; this is encoded by the coding sequence GTGCCTGACACCGACCACCCCCGCGACGACATCGACCTCGACAGCCAACGACTCGTATCCAACGGAGCCGACGACCTCGAACGAGCAGCCGAAGCAGCACTGCGCCCACGCACCCTCACCGAATTCGTTGGCCAACCCATCGTACGAGAACAACTCAAACTCGTCCTCGACGCCGCAAAAGGCCGAGGCGCATCCCCCGACCACGTCCTGCTCTCCGGCCCCCCAGGACTCGGAAAAACAACACTCGCCATGATCATCGCCGCAGAACTAGGAGTCTCACTCCGAGTCACATCAGGCCCAGCAATCCAACACGCCGGCGACCTCGCAGCAGTCCTATCCTCACTCGATGAAGGTGAAGTCCTCTTCATCGACGAAATCCACCGACTCGCACGACCAGCCGAAGAACTCCTCTACGTCGCCATGGAAGACTTCCGCGTCGACGTCGTCGTCGGAAAAGGCGCAGGCGCCTCAGCAATCCCACTCTCCCTGCCACGATTCACAGCCGTCGGTGCCACAACCCGAGCCGGACTCCTGCCCGCACCACTACGAGACAGATTCGGATTCACCGGTCACCTCGACTTCTACGACGCCACCGACCTCGAACGAGTAGTCCACCGATCAGCACACCTCCTCGGAGTCGAACTCTCACCACAAGCCGCCCAAGAAATCGCCACGCGCTCGCGGGGTACGCCACGCATCGCCAACAGGCTGCTGCGGCGGGTGCGTGACTGGGCGCAAGTCAAAGGAACGGGTGTCCTTGACTTGTCAGCGGCCCAAGCCGCACTGACAGTTTATGAAGTTGATGCGCTTGGTCTTGACCGTCTCGACCGGGCTGTCCTCACCGCATTGTGTACTCGATTCGGTGGAGGCCCGGTGGGTTTGTCCACACTCGCTGTGACGGTGGGAGAGGAACCAGAGACAGTGGAAACAGTGGCTGAACCATTCCTGGTGCGTGAAGGACTGATGGGGCGGACCCCGCGCGGACGCATCGCCACACCAGCCACCTGGCAGCACCTGGGGCTCACTCCTCCGCAGGACAACACAACTCTTTTCCCCTAG